A region from the Stygiolobus caldivivus genome encodes:
- a CDS encoding PIN domain-containing protein, with protein sequence MQKGEKKKKFSAVIDTGVLIEYINEKSENHEKVKELIDSSDSTLYVTPISLSEVLYVSYRIYKVAGLNDANNRAKDFVKWLSFKLNVTDINQNIIIEAGEIKEKYGIALPDCYVIATANYLKVKALFKKEKEIVQIIDELRKDLGCIITFIDEI encoded by the coding sequence ATGCAGAAAGGAGAAAAGAAGAAGAAATTTTCAGCAGTGATTGATACTGGAGTTCTAATAGAATATATTAATGAAAAAAGCGAGAATCATGAAAAGGTTAAAGAGTTAATAGACAGCAGTGATAGTACCCTTTACGTCACACCGATAAGTTTAAGTGAAGTACTATATGTAAGTTACAGAATATATAAAGTTGCAGGGCTTAACGATGCCAATAATCGTGCAAAAGACTTTGTAAAATGGTTATCATTTAAACTTAATGTTACGGACATTAATCAGAATATTATCATAGAAGCTGGTGAGATTAAAGAGAAATATGGGATAGCATTACCAGACTGTTACGTAATTGCTACTGCAAATTACTTGAAAGTAAAAGCGTTATTTAAAAAAGAGAAAGAGATCGTCCAAATCATAGATGAGTTGAGAAAAGATTTAGGCTGTATTATCACTTTTATAGATGAAATTTA